One region of Mucilaginibacter gotjawali genomic DNA includes:
- a CDS encoding OmpA family protein, translated as MKKLMILIALSAVTGIGYAQVIDKPKDVAADDAASRVNSNENSTIDNGLGKAEGAIKGLFKKKKKPADSSSTVKRSEPGINNSAPAATGASFAAYNNYDFVPGDQIVFYDDFADDQNGEFPAHWNLGSGQAVMNTIGTVKAILLTDGNYAHVSPLIKSPSYLSDAFTIEFDSYSTGGYQPHLYFYGSNASATAASGVLGELAIGDHNGWGGIEYKGETIDLQGNFPADITGEKYLNKWHHIAIAYKKNQIKVYVDQYRVLVVPNVGIAPHAIDIEGIGDAKAPIVIANFRIANGGGMNMLGKKFTDARIITHGINFDVDKATIKPESMGTLNMIAGVLRDNPDVKFEIDGHTDNTGTPQHNLMLSKQRADAVMNRLITMGVDASRLSSKGFGDSKPIGDNMTIEGKANNRRVEFVKQ; from the coding sequence ATGAAAAAGCTGATGATCCTTATTGCCTTAAGCGCTGTTACCGGCATAGGTTATGCACAGGTAATTGACAAACCCAAAGATGTTGCGGCAGATGACGCAGCAAGCCGGGTAAACAGCAATGAAAACAGTACAATTGATAATGGATTGGGTAAAGCTGAAGGCGCCATAAAAGGACTTTTCAAAAAAAAGAAAAAACCAGCTGACTCCAGTTCCACTGTTAAAAGAAGTGAACCCGGCATTAACAACAGCGCCCCTGCTGCAACAGGCGCTTCATTTGCGGCCTATAATAACTACGATTTTGTACCGGGTGATCAAATTGTTTTTTATGACGATTTTGCCGACGACCAGAACGGCGAGTTCCCGGCACATTGGAACCTGGGAAGCGGGCAGGCAGTAATGAATACCATTGGCACCGTAAAAGCCATTTTATTAACCGACGGAAATTATGCACATGTAAGCCCGCTGATCAAGTCGCCCTCCTATTTAAGCGATGCTTTTACTATCGAGTTTGATAGTTACTCAACCGGCGGGTATCAGCCTCATCTATACTTTTATGGTTCAAATGCCAGCGCAACTGCTGCCAGCGGGGTATTGGGCGAATTGGCCATAGGCGACCACAATGGCTGGGGCGGCATTGAATATAAAGGCGAAACCATTGACCTGCAGGGTAATTTTCCGGCTGACATAACCGGAGAAAAATATCTGAATAAATGGCACCACATTGCCATTGCCTATAAAAAGAACCAGATAAAGGTTTATGTTGATCAGTATCGTGTATTGGTAGTACCTAATGTAGGGATAGCACCACATGCCATTGACATTGAAGGCATAGGCGATGCTAAAGCCCCTATTGTTATTGCAAACTTTCGCATTGCTAATGGCGGCGGGATGAATATGTTGGGTAAAAAATTTACCGATGCCAGGATCATCACCCATGGGATCAACTTTGATGTGGATAAAGCTACCATTAAACCCGAAAGCATGGGTACGCTTAATATGATCGCCGGCGTATTGCGGGATAACCCGGACGTAAAATTTGAAATTGACGGGCATACAGACAATACCGGTACCCCACAGCATAACCTTATGTTATCCAAACAACGGGCAGACGCCGTAATGAACCGGCTGATCACGATGGGTGTTGATGCATCGCGCCTTTCGTCAAAAGGTTTTGGCGACAGCAAACCTATCGGCGATAACATGACTATTGAAGGTAAAGCCAATAACCGCAGGGTGGAATTTGTAAAACAATAA
- a CDS encoding HXXEE domain-containing protein has protein sequence MKPDYLFWVAVAAYAFHILEEYSYDWKTWSQKIMKLDVDWTTFYVMNTAVLFLGLSCAEVGWAHPTFSLIFPAAMLVNAIIFHIIPYVRAKRKFSPGMFTAIFLFLPIGLGSYKVAMDMGVLTKALVISGVCGALVMAFPYFLLKTKNLDFFKP, from the coding sequence ATGAAACCTGATTACCTTTTTTGGGTCGCTGTGGCGGCTTACGCATTCCATATATTAGAAGAATATAGCTATGACTGGAAGACCTGGTCGCAAAAAATCATGAAACTTGATGTGGACTGGACTACATTTTACGTGATGAATACAGCAGTTTTGTTTTTAGGCCTTTCGTGTGCCGAAGTTGGCTGGGCACACCCAACTTTTAGCCTTATTTTCCCGGCTGCGATGCTGGTAAATGCCATCATTTTTCATATTATTCCATATGTCCGTGCCAAAAGGAAATTTTCCCCGGGTATGTTCACGGCCATATTCCTGTTTTTACCCATCGGGTTGGGCAGCTATAAGGTAGCTATGGACATGGGTGTACTTACAAAAGCGCTGGTGATCTCCGGTGTTTGCGGAGCGCTGGTAATGGCTTTTCCTTACTTCCTGCTCAAAACAAAAAACCTCGATTTTTTTAAGCCTTAA
- a CDS encoding alkaline phosphatase family protein, with protein sequence MLQLKKILLLPLLLVAVTAFAQTRTRKAVFIIVDGIPADVIEKLNTPNLRLIETQGAYMRAYVGGEKGGYSQTPTISANGYNSLLTSTWVNKHNVWGNEIKAPDYNYWTIFRMFKNAWPNKTTAIFSSWTDNRTKLLGEGLPQTGNLKIDYAYDGYELDTIKFPHDKAGLYMHLIDEQVANSAAVCIKDKAPDLSWVYLEYTDDMGHRYGDSPQTYEAVQMADKQIGRIWEAIQYRQKHNNEDWLIFITTDHGRDEQSGKNHGGQSARQRTTWMVTNYNALNDYARYFTPGIIDITPTIANFLEVKIPEAQLREIDGSSLIGPVSIAMPQVNYIQGDLDVTWKALDKKGKVKIWVASTNNFKDGNPDNYQMLAEVPVADQHALVSVKNLPSNFYKVYIGAPYNSVNRWFVISK encoded by the coding sequence ATGTTACAGTTGAAAAAAATCTTATTATTACCACTACTGCTTGTTGCGGTAACCGCCTTTGCGCAAACCAGGACCAGGAAAGCAGTTTTCATTATCGTTGACGGCATACCGGCCGATGTGATTGAAAAATTAAACACACCAAACCTCAGGCTTATCGAAACACAGGGCGCCTATATGCGGGCCTATGTTGGCGGCGAAAAGGGCGGCTATTCGCAAACGCCTACCATTTCGGCCAATGGGTATAACAGTTTATTAACAAGTACGTGGGTAAATAAGCATAACGTTTGGGGTAACGAAATTAAGGCCCCTGATTATAATTACTGGACTATTTTCCGAATGTTTAAAAATGCCTGGCCAAACAAAACAACGGCAATATTTTCCAGCTGGACAGATAACCGCACCAAACTGCTTGGCGAAGGGCTGCCGCAAACCGGCAATTTAAAAATTGACTATGCTTATGATGGTTATGAACTGGATACGATAAAATTTCCGCACGATAAAGCGGGCCTGTATATGCATTTAATTGATGAGCAGGTAGCCAACTCAGCTGCCGTCTGCATTAAAGATAAAGCGCCCGACCTGAGCTGGGTGTACCTGGAATACACCGATGATATGGGCCATCGTTACGGCGACAGCCCCCAAACCTATGAAGCTGTGCAGATGGCCGACAAACAAATTGGGCGGATTTGGGAGGCTATCCAATACCGCCAAAAACACAACAATGAGGACTGGCTCATATTTATCACTACCGACCACGGGCGGGATGAACAGAGCGGTAAAAATCACGGCGGGCAATCTGCCAGGCAACGTACTACATGGATGGTTACCAACTACAATGCATTGAATGATTATGCCCGGTACTTTACGCCAGGCATTATTGATATCACACCTACAATAGCAAACTTTTTGGAGGTAAAAATACCCGAAGCCCAATTGCGCGAAATTGATGGCAGCTCACTGATCGGGCCTGTATCAATCGCGATGCCCCAGGTTAACTATATCCAGGGTGACCTGGATGTTACATGGAAGGCGCTTGATAAAAAAGGCAAGGTGAAAATTTGGGTAGCTTCAACCAATAATTTTAAAGACGGGAACCCCGACAATTACCAAATGCTTGCCGAAGTTCCCGTGGCGGATCAGCACGCGCTGGTATCCGTTAAAAACTTACCATCCAACTTTTACAAAGTTTACATCGGGGCTCCTTATAATTCCGTTAACCGCTGGTTTGTTATTTCAAAATAA
- a CDS encoding M23 family metallopeptidase, with protein MLKYTALICLLLILNSFKGGNIRPGLKGPDTDTSKVAITISPVRPLIEKDIYGYYMNFDITIKNQTTHTIELSSVEASVMDKTGKLVLRKFMNSNGKAPGIDLLVYTTIKPGETVNVFNPFHTFPPDLTIASVKYGFFFNYADTQQQIDMNKKRLPVDFDAAVIKVITPQVYIAKNDYFLPLKGKIIVWDGHDFYSRNRRSTDIADAKVKEITSNSSRYAYDLMNVDGNGSMYGGSPYKKENWYSFGKPVYVPLDGKIIAIQNSVPDNEYDGKTIKSPKSASAIDPEGMGNYVIIQHANGEYSMLLHLEAGSLKVRPGQMVKEGDELGSVGFSGRSMYPHLHYSVTNGSKELASEGLPNYFNNYKLYRGNVTVNIKRSRIDSGDIVESER; from the coding sequence ATGCTTAAATACACTGCCTTGATTTGCCTTTTATTGATTCTGAATAGCTTTAAAGGCGGTAATATCCGACCAGGGTTGAAGGGGCCCGACACAGACACCTCAAAGGTTGCCATTACCATTTCTCCGGTAAGGCCATTGATAGAAAAAGATATCTATGGTTATTACATGAATTTTGATATCACTATAAAAAATCAAACCACACATACCATTGAGTTAAGTTCGGTAGAGGCCTCTGTAATGGATAAAACAGGCAAACTGGTACTAAGAAAATTCATGAACAGCAACGGGAAGGCGCCCGGGATAGACCTGCTGGTTTATACCACCATTAAACCTGGCGAAACGGTTAACGTTTTTAACCCATTTCATACTTTTCCGCCCGATTTGACGATAGCATCTGTTAAATATGGCTTCTTTTTTAATTATGCTGATACGCAGCAGCAAATTGACATGAATAAGAAAAGGCTGCCCGTTGATTTTGATGCTGCGGTAATAAAAGTAATAACCCCGCAGGTATACATTGCCAAAAACGACTACTTTTTGCCATTAAAGGGCAAAATAATTGTTTGGGACGGTCATGATTTTTATTCCCGTAACCGCAGGTCAACTGATATTGCCGATGCTAAAGTAAAAGAAATAACCTCCAACTCCAGCCGTTATGCCTACGACCTGATGAATGTGGATGGTAACGGGTCGATGTATGGCGGTTCGCCTTATAAAAAAGAAAACTGGTACAGCTTCGGAAAACCTGTTTATGTTCCTTTAGATGGGAAGATCATCGCCATACAAAACAGCGTTCCCGATAATGAATATGATGGCAAAACCATTAAATCACCCAAATCAGCATCCGCTATTGATCCCGAGGGCATGGGCAACTATGTAATTATTCAACACGCCAACGGCGAGTACAGCATGCTTTTGCACCTGGAAGCCGGCAGCCTGAAGGTAAGGCCCGGGCAAATGGTTAAGGAAGGTGATGAACTTGGTTCGGTTGGTTTTTCGGGCCGGTCAATGTATCCGCACCTGCACTATTCGGTAACCAACGGCTCAAAGGAGCTGGCTTCGGAAGGGCTGCCAAACTATTTCAATAACTACAAACTTTACCGCGGAAACGTCACCGTAAACATCAAAAGAAGCCGAATTGATAGCGGCGATATTGTTGAATCGGAGAGGTAG
- a CDS encoding LytR/AlgR family response regulator transcription factor, with product MKAIIVDDEPKGRNILLQLLTQHFPQIKVVATAADADEGIRRIDAWKPDVVFLDVEMPGKNGFDMLKELGNIDFKIIFVSAHNHYALNAIKLSAIDFLLKPIDLDDLGKAIQRLNSLPVHSVQQVPHLLQQLQQSKNRFDKIAIASATAIEFVNINDIVYCKADNAYTEVYLNNTVITSTKNLKDFDDLLSPHFFFRVHHSYLINMNHIKKYIKGEGGSVIMRNDVEIEVSRRRKSAFLELLSSI from the coding sequence ATGAAAGCCATTATTGTTGATGACGAGCCAAAGGGCAGAAACATCCTGCTGCAATTATTAACGCAGCATTTTCCGCAAATAAAAGTAGTGGCAACGGCCGCCGATGCCGACGAAGGCATCAGGCGTATTGATGCATGGAAGCCTGACGTAGTGTTTTTAGATGTTGAAATGCCCGGCAAAAACGGCTTCGATATGTTAAAGGAACTTGGTAACATTGATTTTAAGATCATTTTTGTTTCGGCCCATAATCATTACGCGCTCAATGCAATTAAGCTATCCGCCATTGATTTTTTATTAAAACCCATAGACCTGGATGACCTTGGTAAAGCCATACAGCGTTTAAATAGCCTGCCTGTACATTCTGTTCAGCAAGTACCACACTTACTGCAACAGTTACAACAATCTAAAAACAGGTTTGATAAAATAGCCATAGCATCAGCTACTGCTATCGAATTTGTGAACATCAATGACATTGTCTACTGCAAGGCCGACAATGCCTATACCGAGGTTTATTTAAATAATACCGTTATTACTTCCACCAAAAACCTTAAGGATTTCGATGATCTTTTATCACCCCATTTCTTTTTCAGGGTGCATCATTCATACCTTATCAATATGAACCATATCAAAAAATACATAAAGGGCGAAGGCGGCAGCGTGATTATGCGCAATGATGTTGAAATAGAAGTGAGCCGCAGGCGCAAAAGTGCATTCCTCGAACTGCTTTCGTCAATATAA
- a CDS encoding sensor histidine kinase translates to MRLKYYILLIILPLFCGRLWAQVNKAKQLYYHVSEKDGLADNMVNCFFQDSQGIMWMGTQNGLNRFDGSELKTWRPGDQPSNDQLLSGQVNAITEDAMHRIWMATSNGLSVIDPGTEKIHSWQYDGDNRMRSLAVDGVKLWIATGDGLLLFDTRQKTFRHFLNETAGKSTNTSRLNNECNALLLDSKKRLWLATVNGLWLFDTTKLTYGQYDGPKNDPQYDGMVNTIFEDHDGKIWTGCWSGGLKQVIPENRTVINFSGLAGIPAHIMSIVEQRDENKQYHLWLSEYLTEFNQKDLKTEQHDLKPIPEAASLEPRCVYVSRDNLLWISTVKGVFILDPKRQIFKHYFIAGQNSITNQNPALLEQNGRLWMGGDTKLQLEVFDDKFHLLKNYTRAIQNTTGFNEPGIAIMNITPYRQNILLLATTSGILKLDTKTDRITALCKTVGDSTKKISGFINNVLSTRYGLWCFPWRRGIWRFDSTANKFKPLIETLPDAYGKPKGVNVEDAVSDSRGNIWLTDLDYGVVKYDASTKKFQRIVNKDITPYSRAVNIIYIKNNLWLIDNDAVVAINALTGKTNSWPLPAGMNKHVYYYTDDRNGNIWIASRTGLVVFNTANHSFNQYTEEDGLINNDMDGTIKKASGGLMVYAGENYITSFKPTELLRTPAKKKLLLTGIIADDTSLNVSSLKNIIVPAGIEKVTFKWALLNYTNPLQNRYYNKLEKIDKEWNYTGNKGHIEYNHLPPGHYIFRYKAVTADGLAGDEKSVAFTIAPKFYQTVWFICLLIFLLVLSLLLIIRSVRLREQKKSALQLQLSALEMKALRAQMNPHFIFNALNSIQECIITKNTDTAYAYLSNFSKLVRMILENSEKQFITLADEIETLRLYLSIEKLRFDSSFEYRIDIGPKLDTSFVNIPAMIIQPFVENALWHGLIRKKGEKKLTLCFDQKNGNLECIITDNGVGRNLAAEVNTNTQIKKHSMGVKITEERLQLLEKEASITINDLKDANGDACGTEVIIIIPLEF, encoded by the coding sequence TTGCGCTTAAAATACTATATCCTGTTAATTATACTGCCACTCTTTTGCGGCAGGCTTTGGGCGCAGGTTAACAAGGCAAAACAGCTTTACTACCACGTCAGCGAAAAAGATGGCCTGGCTGATAATATGGTCAACTGTTTTTTTCAGGATAGCCAGGGGATCATGTGGATGGGGACACAAAATGGCCTTAACCGGTTTGATGGCTCCGAACTAAAAACCTGGCGCCCGGGCGACCAGCCCTCAAACGACCAGCTTTTAAGCGGCCAGGTAAATGCTATTACCGAGGATGCGATGCACAGGATATGGATGGCTACCTCAAACGGCCTTTCCGTTATAGACCCGGGTACTGAAAAAATACATTCGTGGCAATATGATGGGGACAACAGGATGCGTAGCCTTGCTGTTGACGGTGTTAAACTATGGATAGCCACCGGCGACGGATTGCTCCTGTTTGATACCCGGCAAAAAACATTCAGGCATTTTTTAAATGAAACCGCAGGCAAATCCACTAACACCAGCCGCTTGAACAATGAATGCAATGCATTACTTTTAGATTCGAAAAAAAGGCTTTGGCTGGCCACCGTGAATGGCCTCTGGCTGTTTGACACCACAAAACTCACCTACGGGCAATACGATGGCCCTAAAAACGACCCTCAATATGATGGGATGGTGAATACCATATTTGAAGACCATGATGGTAAAATATGGACAGGCTGCTGGAGCGGCGGTTTAAAACAGGTAATTCCTGAAAACCGCACCGTCATCAACTTTAGTGGTTTGGCTGGAATACCTGCACATATTATGAGTATTGTTGAACAGCGTGATGAAAACAAACAATACCATTTATGGCTAAGCGAATACCTGACCGAGTTTAACCAAAAAGATTTAAAAACTGAGCAGCATGATCTGAAACCGATTCCTGAAGCGGCCTCCCTAGAACCGCGATGCGTTTATGTGTCGCGGGATAACCTATTATGGATCTCAACGGTAAAGGGCGTTTTTATACTTGATCCTAAACGGCAGATCTTTAAACATTATTTTATTGCGGGGCAAAATAGTATTACCAACCAAAACCCGGCACTTTTGGAGCAAAACGGGCGCCTTTGGATGGGCGGAGATACTAAATTACAACTGGAAGTATTCGACGATAAGTTTCACCTGCTAAAAAATTACACCCGGGCCATACAAAATACTACCGGTTTTAACGAACCGGGTATTGCTATAATGAATATTACACCATACCGGCAAAACATTCTGCTGCTTGCAACAACCTCGGGCATCTTAAAACTGGATACCAAAACTGATAGAATAACGGCACTATGCAAAACAGTTGGAGATAGCACTAAAAAAATATCCGGGTTTATTAACAATGTGCTCAGCACCAGGTATGGTTTGTGGTGTTTTCCATGGCGCCGGGGGATTTGGCGTTTTGATAGCACCGCTAATAAATTCAAACCTTTGATTGAAACATTGCCCGATGCTTACGGAAAGCCAAAGGGGGTAAATGTGGAGGATGCTGTAAGCGATAGCAGGGGAAATATATGGCTGACCGATCTGGATTATGGCGTCGTAAAATATGATGCATCAACTAAAAAATTCCAACGCATTGTAAACAAAGATATCACGCCTTACTCCCGCGCAGTTAATATCATCTATATAAAAAACAACCTTTGGTTGATTGACAACGACGCCGTGGTAGCCATTAATGCGCTAACCGGCAAAACCAACAGCTGGCCCCTGCCGGCCGGGATGAATAAACATGTATATTATTATACGGATGACCGGAATGGCAATATCTGGATAGCCAGCCGTACCGGCTTAGTAGTATTTAATACGGCCAATCATAGTTTCAACCAATACACCGAAGAAGACGGCCTGATCAATAATGATATGGACGGCACGATAAAAAAAGCATCAGGCGGGTTAATGGTTTATGCCGGCGAAAACTATATTACCAGCTTTAAGCCTACTGAACTGCTAAGAACCCCTGCTAAAAAGAAGTTATTGCTTACCGGAATAATTGCTGATGATACAAGTTTAAATGTGAGCAGCCTGAAAAATATAATAGTACCGGCAGGCATCGAAAAAGTCACCTTTAAATGGGCATTGCTTAATTATACCAACCCCCTGCAAAACAGGTATTACAATAAACTTGAAAAAATTGACAAAGAGTGGAACTACACCGGCAATAAAGGCCATATTGAATATAATCACCTGCCGCCGGGCCATTATATTTTCAGGTATAAAGCTGTTACAGCAGATGGCCTGGCCGGCGATGAAAAATCAGTAGCCTTTACCATAGCGCCAAAGTTTTACCAAACGGTTTGGTTTATCTGTTTACTGATCTTCCTGTTAGTCCTGTCGCTATTATTAATCATCCGTAGTGTGCGGCTGCGGGAGCAAAAAAAATCAGCCTTGCAATTACAGCTTTCCGCACTGGAAATGAAAGCCCTCCGCGCACAAATGAACCCGCATTTTATCTTTAACGCGCTTAATTCCATCCAGGAGTGCATCATCACCAAAAATACCGATACGGCGTACGCCTATCTTTCAAATTTTTCAAAACTGGTGAGGATGATACTTGAAAATTCAGAAAAACAATTTATAACACTGGCTGATGAGATCGAGACCCTCAGGTTATATCTTTCGATCGAAAAATTACGTTTCGACAGCTCGTTTGAATACAGGATAGATATCGGCCCTAAACTGGACACTTCATTTGTTAATATTCCGGCAATGATCATCCAGCCATTTGTTGAAAATGCCCTTTGGCACGGCCTGATCCGTAAAAAAGGCGAAAAAAAACTTACCTTATGTTTCGATCAGAAAAATGGTAATTTGGAATGCATCATAACAGACAATGGGGTTGGCCGAAACCTGGCGGCCGAAGTCAATACAAACACACAAATAAAAAAACATTCCATGGGGGTAAAAATTACAGAGGAAAGGCTGCAGTTATTGGAAAAAGAAGCAAGCATTACCATTAATGATTTAAAAGACGCGAATGGAGACGCCTGCGGAACTGAGGTAATTATAATTATTCCATTAGAATTTTAA
- a CDS encoding carboxymuconolactone decarboxylase family protein encodes MPYIPLESHLPGITGLLEYRRDTAQPIRELTEILLRGPSSLTRGERELIATVVSNGNQCKFCSAAHAATVDMLLGEHETSKQVKADILTAPVSEKMKALLTIADKVREDGKLVTTAHIEKAKAEGATDIEIHDTVLIAGLFCLYNRYVDGMATAMPEDNGYFTVLADRLVNHGYYRLPQGYDHLKKH; translated from the coding sequence ATGCCTTATATACCATTGGAATCCCATCTGCCGGGGATAACCGGTTTGCTGGAATATCGCCGCGACACGGCGCAACCTATCAGGGAACTTACCGAGATCTTACTTCGCGGGCCATCAAGCCTTACGCGTGGCGAACGGGAATTGATCGCCACCGTAGTATCCAACGGTAACCAATGCAAATTTTGTTCGGCGGCCCATGCCGCTACGGTGGACATGCTTTTAGGAGAGCACGAAACATCAAAGCAAGTGAAAGCTGATATTTTAACAGCGCCGGTGAGCGAAAAAATGAAAGCACTTTTAACTATTGCCGATAAAGTGAGAGAAGACGGTAAACTGGTAACAACCGCGCATATTGAGAAAGCAAAAGCCGAAGGCGCAACAGACATTGAAATACATGATACGGTATTGATAGCCGGTTTGTTTTGCCTGTACAACCGTTATGTTGACGGTATGGCAACTGCTATGCCAGAAGATAACGGCTATTTCACTGTGTTGGCCGACAGGCTGGTTAATCATGGTTACTACCGTTTGCCGCAGGGCTATGATCATTTAAAAAAACATTAA
- a CDS encoding YeiH family protein codes for MDSQHQLTQQHGFLININNNGRKLLFIMSAAFCVTPYASPAVALLLGLIIAQSTGHPYLHLNHKATHILLQASVVGLGFGMNLQAALQAGKEGVLFTAASISGTLLAGYFLGKWLKTGKKTSFLISAGTAICGGSAIAAISPVIKAEEKQISVALGCVFILNSVALFIFPVIGHHLNLSQTQFGLWCAIAIHDTSSVVGAAGKYGAHALEVATTVKLARALWIVPVTFISSYIFKTGSGRTSVPYFIGLFILALIANTYLPAVKLLSPYLVIIAKAGLTLTLFLIGAGLSRKVISSVGFKPFLQGVILWIAISAGALYAVMHLA; via the coding sequence ATGGATAGCCAGCATCAACTAACACAACAGCACGGATTTTTAATCAATATCAATAACAATGGACGGAAGCTTTTATTTATTATGAGCGCTGCATTTTGTGTTACGCCCTATGCCAGCCCAGCTGTGGCGCTTTTACTCGGGCTTATTATTGCCCAATCAACCGGGCACCCTTATTTGCATTTAAACCATAAAGCCACTCATATTTTATTGCAAGCCTCGGTAGTAGGCCTGGGCTTTGGCATGAATTTGCAGGCAGCATTGCAGGCAGGTAAAGAAGGCGTTTTGTTTACTGCCGCGTCCATCAGCGGAACCTTGTTGGCCGGTTACTTTTTGGGCAAATGGTTAAAAACAGGCAAAAAAACGTCGTTTCTTATTTCAGCCGGTACAGCAATTTGCGGTGGCAGCGCCATCGCCGCTATTTCACCCGTTATCAAGGCCGAAGAAAAACAAATATCCGTGGCGCTGGGCTGCGTATTTATTTTGAATTCTGTCGCCCTTTTTATTTTTCCGGTAATCGGGCATCACTTAAATTTATCCCAAACCCAGTTTGGTTTATGGTGCGCCATCGCCATACATGATACCAGTTCGGTAGTCGGCGCGGCGGGCAAATACGGCGCACATGCATTAGAAGTTGCCACTACGGTAAAACTGGCCAGGGCCTTGTGGATTGTACCTGTCACTTTTATTTCGTCCTATATATTTAAAACCGGGTCGGGCAGGACAAGCGTCCCCTATTTTATTGGCTTGTTTATTCTTGCTTTGATTGCCAATACCTATTTGCCCGCTGTAAAATTGTTAAGCCCATATTTGGTAATAATAGCCAAAGCGGGGTTAACCCTTACGCTTTTCCTGATCGGCGCCGGGCTGTCGCGGAAGGTGATCTCATCCGTTGGCTTTAAACCCTTCCTGCAGGGGGTTATTTTATGGATAGCCATATCCGCGGGGGCGTTATATGCGGTAATGCACCTGGCATAA